In the Pseudomonadota bacterium genome, one interval contains:
- a CDS encoding chemotaxis protein CheW, giving the protein MSAAPDLPVSRPAGDLPVSDSVQLLSFFLGGEEYAVDILRVQEIRVWERPTRLPSVPPFVKGVLNLRGEIVPVVDLRERFGLPAAPYGKQTVVVVLQIEEAGRRRAMGAVVDGVSDVYTLERGNLLEAPHVGGPIEADCVLGLGTVGEAMLIVLDVDRLFALNRLLDGALVATRPESISPGEMA; this is encoded by the coding sequence GTGAGCGCTGCGCCTGATCTTCCCGTATCGAGGCCTGCCGGTGATTTGCCGGTGAGCGACAGCGTGCAGCTGCTGAGCTTCTTCCTGGGCGGCGAGGAGTATGCGGTTGACATCCTGCGCGTGCAGGAGATACGCGTGTGGGAACGCCCCACGCGTCTCCCCTCCGTTCCCCCGTTCGTCAAGGGCGTGCTCAACCTGCGCGGGGAGATCGTTCCCGTGGTCGATCTGCGCGAGCGCTTCGGTCTGCCGGCAGCGCCCTACGGAAAGCAGACCGTGGTTGTCGTTCTCCAGATCGAGGAAGCGGGGCGTCGGCGCGCCATGGGCGCGGTGGTCGATGGGGTGTCTGACGTCTACACCCTTGAGCGTGGAAACCTGCTCGAGGCGCCTCACGTGGGAGGCCCCATCGAGGCCGATTGCGTTCTCGGTCTCGGAACGGTAGGGGAAGCCATGCTCATCGTGCTCGACGTCGATCGTCTCTTTGCATTGAACCGACTGCTCGATGGCGCGCTTGTTGCAACGCGCCCTGAATCTATATCGCCTGGAGAGATGGCATGA